The following proteins come from a genomic window of Haloplasma contractile SSD-17B:
- a CDS encoding transposase, producing the protein MYGIRSIDRIVERCRRDIGFMWLAQGKKPKRDAFYNFINNKASKPILDDLHYQFMSKLKKEGLIGLETLFIDGTKIEANANRYTFVWRGTVNYHLVKLLKQLHTLFQEYNELIKSNQYDIKYGLLKEDMFIIDGTERVTKVILENKERKRLNRKKLSNNTRLKIDNIGPQTIMRIKQLLLKVSELEGVEFSLGKGCRKSDLQKLYEGFSKCGKKLIKYKENFDIMGDDRNSYSKTDKDATFMRMKDDHMMNGQLKPAYNLQLGVENYIVTDIYLSNDRTDYNTLIPLISKHELMTNVKLKEVTADSGYCSEKNLQFLKDNDIAPYIKLQEHEKKKTRKYHQDI; encoded by the coding sequence ATGTATGGAATAAGATCAATTGATCGAATTGTTGAACGATGTAGACGCGATATAGGGTTTATGTGGTTAGCACAAGGTAAAAAGCCTAAACGTGATGCCTTCTACAATTTTATAAATAATAAGGCATCAAAACCAATATTAGATGATTTGCATTATCAATTTATGAGTAAATTAAAAAAAGAAGGGCTTATAGGACTAGAGACGCTCTTTATAGATGGAACCAAAATCGAAGCAAATGCGAATCGGTATACTTTCGTTTGGCGTGGGACCGTTAATTACCATCTTGTCAAGCTACTAAAGCAACTTCATACACTGTTCCAAGAATACAATGAACTCATAAAAAGTAATCAGTATGATATAAAATATGGTTTATTAAAAGAGGACATGTTTATCATTGATGGAACTGAACGAGTTACAAAAGTAATTTTAGAAAATAAGGAACGAAAGCGATTGAATCGAAAGAAATTATCCAATAACACGCGATTAAAAATAGATAATATAGGACCTCAAACAATTATGAGAATTAAACAGCTCCTTTTAAAAGTAAGTGAATTAGAAGGTGTTGAGTTTTCCTTAGGTAAAGGTTGCAGAAAGAGTGACTTACAGAAATTATATGAAGGCTTTTCAAAGTGTGGAAAAAAACTAATTAAGTATAAAGAGAATTTTGATATTATGGGCGATGATCGTAATAGTTATTCAAAGACAGATAAAGATGCGACATTTATGCGTATGAAAGATGATCATATGATGAACGGTCAGTTAAAACCAGCTTACAATCTTCAATTAGGTGTAGAAAATTATATTGTTACGGACATATATCTATCTAATGACCGAACTGATTATAATACGTTAATCCCCCTAATATCTAAACATGAGTTAATGACGAATGTAAAATTAAAAGAAGTTACAGCTGATAGTGGTTATTGTAGTGAGAAAAACCTACAATTCTTAAAGGATAACGACATAGCACCTTATATAAAGTTACAAGAACATGAAAAGAAAAAAACAAGAAAGTATCACCAAGATATATAG